GCTACATGGCCGTGTTCCGCAACTCGGGTTACGCCCTGGCCACCCTGGGCATCCGCCTGGCCCTGGCCGCGCCGCCCTATTACAACACCTTGCTGGGCGTCGGCTCCGCGCTTTACGCCGTGGCCCTGACCTGGACCTTCGGCAAGATGGCCGCGAAGGCGCCCCCCGAAGGGAGCAAAGGGTGAGCGCGCGCGTGCACTTCGTGGGCGCGGGCCCGGGCGACCCGGAGCTGCTCACCCTCAAGGCCGCCCGGCTTATCGCCCAGGCCGACACGCTCATCTATCCCGGCTCGCTCACGCCCAAGGCCGTGGTGGACATGGCCAGGCCGGGCGCGCGCATCCTGGACAGCGCAGGCATGACCCTTGAGGAGACCCACGCCGCCATCATGGAGACCGTGCGCGCCGGCGGCCGGGCGGTGCGCCTCCAGGCCGGTGACCCGGCCCTCTACGGCACCGTGGCCGAGCAGGCCCGGCTGCTGGAAGCCGAGGGCGTGGACTACGAGGTGGTCCCGGGCGTCACGGCCGCCTCCGCCGCCTCCGCCGCGTTCAGAATTCCGGCCACGGCCCCCGAGATCACCCAGACGCTCATCCTTACGCGCATAACCGGGCGCACACCCGTGCCCGAGGCCGAGGCCCTGCGCGAGCTGGCCCGCCACGGCAGCGCCCTGGCCGTGTACCTGGCCTCGGCCGAGCCCGAGGCCGTGCGCGAGGAGCTGCTGGCCGGAGGCCACGCCCCCGATACCACGGTGGCCGTGGCCCACCGCGTGGGCTGGCCCGAGCAGGAGCTGCACCTCTCCACGGTGCGGGATTTCCCGGAGCTGGTGCGCGAGCGCGGCCTGACCCGCCAGACGCTCTTCCTGGTGCTGCCCGGGGCCGGGGCCGGGACGCGCTCCAAGCTCTACGACCCCGCCTTCACCCACGGCTGCCGCACCAGCGGGGCCTGATCCGGGGGCGAATACGGCCTTTCTTCCGGGCCCGCGCTGCGGTAGTGTTGCGTCGCGGGCCAGGCGCTCTTGTCCGGTCGGCCCCGCAAGACGAACCCTGTTTTTTCGTCCCCACCGAGGATGCGTATGAGCAACGGCCAGCAACTGGCGCTCACGGAAGTAGGCACCAACGAAGTCGAGATCATGAGCTTCTACATCGACCGCCAGGCCGGAGACACGGTGCGGCGGGAGTATTACGGCATCAACGTGGCCAAGGTGATCAAGATCACGCGCATCCCGGACCAGGTCATGCGCCCGCCCACCACCGCGCACCCCTCCGTGTGGGGGGCCTTCCACTTCAAGGACCGCGACAAGGTCATCCCCGTGGTGGAGCTGGCCCGCTACCTGGAGCAGGAGCAGGCCCCCTGCGACACCCAGAAGCTGATCATCACCGAGTTCAACCAGGTCATGACGGCCTTCCTGGTCACCGGCATCACGCGCATCTACCGCGTGAGCTGGAAGGACGTGGAGCAGCCCGACAAGCATATCAACGAGTACTCCCGCGACGCCTTCACGGGCATCGTGAACCTGGAGGGCCACATCGTCTTCATCCTGGACATGGAGAAGATCGTCATCGAGCTCAACCCGCAGTCCGGCAAGGATTTCTTCGGCATCGCCACGGGCGTGACCTCGGACCGCTGCGTCAGCGTGCTGCACGTGGACGACCAGGCCCTGGTGCGCCGCATGGTCAAGCGCGCCCTGGAGCAGGACAATGCCTTCACCGTGGAGTCGGCCGACAGCGGCAAGGCCGCGCTGGACGTCCTGCGGGAAAAGGCCTCCCAGGCCGCCGGGCAGGGCGTCCCCGTGACCGACCTGGTCACGGTTGTGGTCTCTGACGTGGAAATGCCGGTGATGGACGGCTACACCCTGTGCCGCTCCATCAAGGACGACCCGGCCCTCGCGAAGATTCCGGTGTACCTGTTCTCCTCGCTCATCACCGAGGAGACGCAGCACAAGGGCGAATCCGTGGGGGCCAGCGGCCAGTTCCCCAAGCCCCAGACCGAGTTCATGGCCAGGGAGATCCTGGCGGACCTGGCCAGGAAGTGCGCCTCGGGCCGCTAGCGGTCTAATCAAAATCCTTGCTGGCTGCGTTGCTTCAAAAAAGTCAAACCCTCGCGTATGCCCAATACGCGTCGGCCTTGACTTTTTCTTGCGCCGTGCCACCAGGGTTTTTGATTAGGCCGAATCGATGATTGGTCGCAGCACGCCGCTCAAGGAGGCACCGCCATGCACAAGCTCTCACTCTCCACTGCCCGCCGCGAGCAGATGCAGGACATCACCGCCCACCTCCAGGAGCTGGTGCGCGCAAACGACTGGCGCGACGGCCTGCTGCAGGTGCACTGCCCCCACACCACCGCCGGCCTGACCATCAACGAGAACGCCGACCCGGACGTGGTGCGCGACATGCTCGTCACGCTCGCCAGCCTTGTTCC
This genomic window from Fundidesulfovibrio soli contains:
- the cobM gene encoding precorrin-4 C(11)-methyltransferase — protein: MSARVHFVGAGPGDPELLTLKAARLIAQADTLIYPGSLTPKAVVDMARPGARILDSAGMTLEETHAAIMETVRAGGRAVRLQAGDPALYGTVAEQARLLEAEGVDYEVVPGVTAASAASAAFRIPATAPEITQTLILTRITGRTPVPEAEALRELARHGSALAVYLASAEPEAVREELLAGGHAPDTTVAVAHRVGWPEQELHLSTVRDFPELVRERGLTRQTLFLVLPGAGAGTRSKLYDPAFTHGCRTSGA
- a CDS encoding chemotaxis protein; its protein translation is MSNGQQLALTEVGTNEVEIMSFYIDRQAGDTVRREYYGINVAKVIKITRIPDQVMRPPTTAHPSVWGAFHFKDRDKVIPVVELARYLEQEQAPCDTQKLIITEFNQVMTAFLVTGITRIYRVSWKDVEQPDKHINEYSRDAFTGIVNLEGHIVFILDMEKIVIELNPQSGKDFFGIATGVTSDRCVSVLHVDDQALVRRMVKRALEQDNAFTVESADSGKAALDVLREKASQAAGQGVPVTDLVTVVVSDVEMPVMDGYTLCRSIKDDPALAKIPVYLFSSLITEETQHKGESVGASGQFPKPQTEFMAREILADLARKCASGR
- a CDS encoding secondary thiamine-phosphate synthase enzyme YjbQ, which produces MHKLSLSTARREQMQDITAHLQELVRANDWRDGLLQVHCPHTTAGLTINENADPDVVRDMLVTLASLVPERGDYRHAEGNSDAHLKSSCMGCGLTLIVSGGRIMLGTWQGVYFCEFDGPRSRQVWVAWVGSAG